The Coffea arabica cultivar ET-39 chromosome 3c, Coffea Arabica ET-39 HiFi, whole genome shotgun sequence genome contains a region encoding:
- the LOC113735554 gene encoding putative late blight resistance protein homolog R1A-3 codes for MRDDELVEFIDFILQNLVDLLTVMSSGYGALLAQLRALEKKLTFLKSFILFAKLRGTVDIPSLLFTHIEVVVLIAACLSYMCSLWDDAEAMYNPEHCSIICEQLEMIKPVDIHVYEIYMQVRRASSTSASLHTTMMDQQILNNFNDSLISCLWDLLCCSSSFMGSVKDEMQILDAGLRFFRSILKEPKEHMDELNEKIGALLTEAGIIICLLLLNRTKEGEPDSLESTKALDFYDMLVNTNIHIKHVKDQISGSSIIGSPPSNHSFQEQGGCKPSSHMPSEGKKPITHEVMVGLDDEAEKVIDRLISGQEHLEIVPIVGMAGLGKTTLAKKVYNDNSIIYNFHIRFWCTVSQEFNVKKLLLQILHSDGENEKLEFLDEDELLQKLYQKLKGNRYLVVFYDIWDIRAWNELRYSFPDNNKRNRILFTSRFSNVASQVEYGGQPHNLRPLTEKESCELLQRKVFGEEDCPQPLCGFGMEIAQKCKGLPLTVVVVAGILATIEHEVWAWEEFSERLTLTMVSSTELCKKSLELSYEYLPYRLKVCLLYFAAFQEDEIIGTKNLMRLWIAEGFVENVEGKRLEDIAEEYMMDLIGRNLVMISERRSSGGVKSCCIHDLLFEFCKIQAKEKNFLQVLRGFDELSTFNEPPNLPLLSIFSSGEDFIKSKLFCPHLRTLLFFDQTAARYFQLADTSFPFSIYKRLNVLKLDHIHLMQEELPEEVESLLNLRYLAIRAKNIPPSIAKISNLETFSLKHCREVTLPGTIWSMKKLRHLHVRPGPAVIGRLPKDNAVENSSTLLNLDTLSNLDLPFNQEGENIMRKIQNIRKLRISSTMAGRNVCCNMSRLESLESLTLLLIDPLRKGSLLDSLRSRNIELSLPMSLKKLLLAGLFLPCSKMQLIEQLPNLEVLKLHHDSLYGGSWELTKGGFTKLRVLTFSQLDIVEWTESDPDSDDYFPCLQQLNLEFSWKLEKFPSCLERISTLEKIKMKHWKSNDHDRVLCLVRGIEESQRNYGNENLKIITQRIY; via the coding sequence ATGAGAGATGATGAACTTGTGGAATTTATAGACTTCATTCTACAAAATTTGGTGGATCTGCTAACTGTTATGTCATCTGGTTATGGGGCTTTGCTTGCTCAACTTCGCGCCCTTGAAAAAAAGCTAACATTCTTGAAAAGTTTCATTCTCTTTGCCAAATTGCGAGGAACGGTAGATATTCCTTCCTTGCTATTTACTCACATTGAAGTCGTGGTGTTGATCGCAGCATGCCTCTCTTACATGTGTTCCCTCTGGGACGATGCTGAGGCAATGTACAATCCTGAGCACTGCTCTATCATATGTGAACAACTGGAGATGATCAAACCAGTTGatattcacgtctatgagattTATATGCAAGTTCGTAGAGCCTCAAGCACCTCAGCATCTTTACATACTACGATGATGGATCAACAGATATTGAACAACTTCAATGATTCTCTGATAAGTTGTCTCTGGGACCTATTATGCTGCAGTTCTAGCTTTATGGGTTCAGtaaaagatgaaatgcaaatACTCGATGCTGGATTGAGATTCTTCAGAAGCATATTAAAGGAGCCAAAGGAGCACATGGATGAGCTGAATGAAAAAATTGGAGCTCTCCTCACTGAGGCAGGGATCATAATATGCCTACTTTTGCTCAACAGAACGAAAGAAGGAGAGCCTGACTCCTTAGAGTCCACAAAGGCCCTTGATTTTTATGATATGTTGGTTAATACCAATATTCATATCAAGCATGTTAAGGATCAGATCAGTGGCTCAAGCATTATAGGGAGTCCTCCTTCCAATCATAGCTTCCAAGAACAAGGAGGTTGCAAGCCTTCCAGCCATATGCCATCAGAAGGTAAGAAACCAATAACCCATGAAGTCATGGTTGGTCTTGATGACGAGGCAGAAAAAGTAATTGATCGACTTATAAGCGGACAAGAACATCTGGAAATTGTTCCCATTGTGGGAATGGCAGGGCTTGGTAAGACAACTTTAGCcaaaaaagtttacaatgacAATTCAATTATCTATAACTTCCACATTCGTTTTTGGTGCACTGTTTCTCAAGAATTTAACGTGAAAAAGTTGCTACTTCAAATTTTGCACTCTGATGGAGAGAATGAAAAGCTCGAATTTCTGGATGAAGATGAATTGCTTCAAAAGCTCTATCAAAAGCTGAAAGGAAATAGGTATCTCGTTGTTTTTTATGATATCTGGGACATCAGAGCATGGAATGAATTGAGGTACTCTTTTCCAGATAACAACAAGAGAAATAGAATCCTCTTCACTAGCCGATTCTCTAATGTGGCTTCACAGGTTGAATATGGTGGCCAACCTCACAATCTTCGCCCGCTCACTGAAAAAGAGAGTTGCGAATTACTGCAGAGGAAAGTATTTGGAGAGGAAGATTGTCCTCAACCACTATGTGGGTTTGGGAtggaaattgcccaaaaatgcaagggactTCCCCTTACTGTTGTTGTTGTAGCTGGAATCCTAGCAACTATAGAGCATGAGGTATGGGCTTGGGAAGAATTTTCTGAAAGGTTGACTTTGACCATGGTGTCTAGCACAGAATTGTGCAAGAAATCATTAGAGCTCAGTTATGAATATTTGCCATATCGTTTGAAGGTGTGCCTGCTTTATTTTGCTGCATTTCAAGAAGATGAAATAATTGGTACGAAGAACTTGATGCGTCTGTGGATTGCAGAAGGGTTTGTGGAAAACGTTGAAGGAAAGAGATTAGAAGACATTGCCGAAGAATATATGATGGATTTAATTGGTCGAAACTTAGTTATGATAAGTGAACGTAGATCCAGTGGTGGAGTCAAATCTTGTTGCATTCACGATTTGTTATTTGAGTTTTGTAAGATCCAAGCCAAAGAAAAGAATTTCCTTCAAGTGCTACGGGGATTTGATGAGCTTTCTACTTTCAATGAGCCTCCCAACCTACCTCTATTGTCCATTTTTTCCAGTGGAGAAGATTTCATAAAGTCGAAACTGTTTTGTCCACATTTACGGACTCTGCTATTCTTCGATCAGACCGCAGCAAGATACTTTCAATTGGCTGATACCTCCTTTCCTTTCAGCATCTACAAACGTCTTAATGTTTTGAAGTTAGACCACATTCACCTGATGCAAGAGGAGCTTCCAGAAGAAGTTGAATCACTTCTTAATTTGAGGTATCTAGCTATTAGAGCTAAGAATATTCCACCATCAATAGCAAAGATCTCAAATTTGGAAACTTTTAGCTTGAAACATTGTAGGGAAGTCACACTTCCAGGTACAATCTGGAGCATGAAAAAGTTGAGGCACCTACATGTAAGGCCAGGCCCCGCGGTTATTGGTCGTTTGCCCAAAGACAACGCGGTTGAAAACTCCTCCACTTTGCTCAACTTAGACACACTTTCCAATCTGGATCTTCCTTTTAATCAAGAAGGAGAAAACATAATGAGGAAGATTCAAAACATCCGCAAATTGAGAATTTCCAGCACAATGGCAGGAAGAAATGTATGCTGCAACATGAGTCGATTAGAAAGTTTGGAATCACTCACCTTACTGTTGATAGACCCCCTCCGTAAAGGCTCCTTGCTTGACTCCCTCCGTAGTCGGAACATTGAGCTTTCTTTACCTATGAGCTTAAAAAAGTTGCTCCTTGCCGGATTGTTTCTCCCCTGTAGTAAAATGCAGTTGATTGAACAACTCCCCAATCTTGAGGTCCTCAAGCTACACCATGATTCATTGTATGGAGGAAGTTGGGAACTGACTAAAGGAGGATTCACTAAACTTCGGGTTTTGACTTTCTCCCAACTGGACATTGTTGAGTGGACAGAGTCAGACCCTGATAGTGATGATTATTTCCCATGCCTTCAGCAGTTAAACCTGGAATTCAGTTGGAAGCTGGAAAAGTTCCCTTCTTGTTTAGAGCGTATATCAACTCTTGAAAAGATTAAGATGAAGCATTGGAAAAGCAATGACCACGACAGAGTTTTATGTTTAGTACGTGGAATTGAAGAGTCGCAGAGGAACTATGGAAATGAGAATCTGAAGATCATCACCCAGAGGATCTACTAG
- the LOC113734566 gene encoding short-chain dehydrogenase TIC 32, chloroplastic isoform X2 — MRLFERKGPSGFTSSSTADEVTLGIDGSGFTAIVTGGSSGIGAETVRVLALRGVSVVMAVRNMTAGQEVKDAIVKEIPAAKVDVMELDLSSLASVRKFAAGFTSSGRPLNILINNAGVMGTPFTLSKDNIELHFATNHLGHFLLTNLLLDAMKKTYHETQREGRIVIVSSDGHRHTYREGVRFDRINDREGYNGFFAYFQSKVANVLHANELARRLKEDGVGITANSVHPGVVATSIFRQLGFFEGLLNYVGKYIMKNVQQGASTSCYVALHPQVRGISGEYFKDNSLSKPSSKAMDVDLARRLWDFSMDLVKENVDDGS, encoded by the exons ATGAGGCTGTTTGAGAGGAAAGGGCCATCCGGTTTTACATCCTCTTCCACTGCTGATGAAGTCACACTTGGGATTGACGGCTCTGGTTTCACGGCCATTGTCACAG GGGGATCAAGTGGCATTGGTGCTGAAACAGTCCGTGTTCTTGCTCTACGTGGTGTCAGTGTTGTAATGGCGGTCAGAAATATGACTGCTGGCCAAGAGGTTAAAGATGCAATCGTTAAGGAAATCCCTGCAGCCAAAGTTGATGTCATGGAGTTAGACCTTAGTTCACTTGCATCTGTAAGAAAATTTGCAGCAGGGTTTACTTCTTCTGGTCGTCCATTGAACATTTTAAT TAATAATGCAGGAGTCATGGGAACTCCATTTACGCTATCCAAGGACAACATAGAATTACATTTTGCCACAAACCACTTAG GTCATTTTCTTCTGACTAATCTGTTATTGGACGCTATGAAGAAAACATATCACGAAACTCAGAGAGAGGGAAGGATTGTAATTGTATCATCCGATGGCCACCGGCATACATATCGTGAAGGTGTTCGTTTTGATAGGATCAATGATCGAGAAGG GTACAACGGTTTTTTTGCAtactttcaatcaaaggttgcCAACGTACTACATGCTAATGAGCTTGCAAGACGCTTAAAG GAGGATGGGGTAGGGATAACAGCGAACTCGGTTCATCCCGGAGTAGTTGCAACCAGTATCTTCCGTCAACTCGGCTTTTTTGAAG GTTTACTCAACTATGTGGGCAAATATATTATGAAGAATGTTCAACAA GGTGCTTCAACAAGTTGCTATGTAGCATTGCATCCACAAGTCCGGGGTATAAGTGGTGAATATTTCAAGGACAACAGCCTATCAAAACCAAGTTCAAAGGCCATGGACGTGGATCTAGCAAGGAGGCTTTGGGATTTTAGCATGGATTTAGTGAAGGAAAATGTAGATGATGGTTCTTGA
- the LOC113734566 gene encoding short-chain dehydrogenase TIC 32, chloroplastic isoform X1 produces the protein MRLFERKGPSGFTSSSTADEVTLGIDGSGFTAIVTGGSSGIGAETVRVLALRGVSVVMAVRNMTAGQEVKDAIVKEIPAAKVDVMELDLSSLASVRKFAAGFTSSGRPLNILINNAGVMGTPFTLSKDNIELHFATNHLGHFLLTNLLLDAMKKTYHETQREGRIVIVSSDGHRHTYREGVRFDRINDREGYNGFFAYFQSKVANVLHANELARRLKEDGVGITANSVHPGVVATSIFRQLGFFEGLLNYVGKYIMKNVQQGASTTCYVALHPQVKGISGEYFEDNNLSKASSKAMEVDLARRLWDFSMNLVRETVYDGL, from the exons ATGAGGCTGTTTGAGAGGAAAGGGCCATCCGGTTTTACATCCTCTTCCACTGCTGATGAAGTCACACTTGGGATTGACGGCTCTGGTTTCACGGCCATTGTCACAG GGGGATCAAGTGGCATTGGTGCTGAAACAGTCCGTGTTCTTGCTCTACGTGGTGTCAGTGTTGTAATGGCGGTCAGAAATATGACTGCTGGCCAAGAGGTTAAAGATGCAATCGTTAAGGAAATCCCTGCAGCCAAAGTTGATGTCATGGAGTTAGACCTTAGTTCACTTGCATCTGTAAGAAAATTTGCAGCAGGGTTTACTTCTTCTGGTCGTCCATTGAACATTTTAAT TAATAATGCAGGAGTCATGGGAACTCCATTTACGCTATCCAAGGACAACATAGAATTACATTTTGCCACAAACCACTTAG GTCATTTTCTTCTGACTAATCTGTTATTGGACGCTATGAAGAAAACATATCACGAAACTCAGAGAGAGGGAAGGATTGTAATTGTATCATCCGATGGCCACCGGCATACATATCGTGAAGGTGTTCGTTTTGATAGGATCAATGATCGAGAAGG GTACAACGGTTTTTTTGCAtactttcaatcaaaggttgcCAACGTACTACATGCTAATGAGCTTGCAAGACGCTTAAAG GAGGATGGGGTAGGGATAACAGCGAACTCGGTTCATCCCGGAGTAGTTGCAACCAGTATCTTCCGTCAACTCGGCTTTTTTGAAG GTTTACTCAACTATGTGGGCAAATATATTATGAAGAATGTTCAACAA GGTGCTTCAACAACTTGCTATGTAGCATTGCATCCGCAAGTGAAGGGTATAAGTGGTGAATATTTTGAGGACAATAACCTATCAAAAGCAAGTTCCAAGGCCATGGAAGTGGATTTAGCAAGGAGACTCTGGGATTTTAGCATGAATTTAGTGAGGGAAACTGTATATGATGGTCTATAA
- the LOC113734567 gene encoding probable UDP-N-acetylglucosamine--peptide N-acetylglucosaminyltransferase SEC, whose protein sequence is MLSLQSDPRQHQQQQVQNHQQQVHQQHQQLLQQVVGVVNYSNSIGNNSSNSNNVGGGVDRRSDLVFSLHNDSGALPQSANIKQELLSREVDEDMLLTIAHQNYKAGNYKLALEHSKAVYDRNPRRTDNLLLLGAVYYQLHDFEECIKKNQEAIALEPHFAECYGNMANALKEKGNIDLAIQYYLVAIELRPNFADAWSNLASAYMRKGRLNEATQCCRQALALNHRLVDAHSNLGNLMKAQGLVQEAYKCYVEALRIQPSFAIAWSNLAGLFMEAGDLNRAMQYYKEAVRLKPNFADAYLNLGNVYKALGMPQDAIMCYQRALQARPDYSMAFGNMASVYYEQGNLDMAILHYNRAISSDTGFLEAYNNLGNALKDAGRVEEAIHCYRQCLSLQPSHPQALTNLGNIYMEWNMMNVAAQCYKATISVTTGLSAPYNNLAIIHKQQGNYVDAITCYNEVLRIDPMAADGLVNRGNTFKEIGRVTEAIQDYLRAITIRPSMAEAHANLASAYKDSGHVEAAIKSYRQALMLRPDFPEATCNLLHTLQCVCDWDDRDGMFNEVEGILRRQIKMSVIPSVQPFHAIAYPLDPMLALEISRKYAAHCSVVAARYSLPPFKHPAPLPIKGGGRVGRLRVGYVSSDFGNHPLSHLMGSVFGMHNRNNVEVFCYALSPNDGTEWRLRIQSEVENFKDVSSMSSDVIARMINDDQIQILINLNGYTKGARNEIFAMQPAPIQVSYMGFPGTTGANYIDYLVTDEFVSPMCYSHIYSEKIVHLPHCYFVNDYKQKNLDVLDPNFQHKRSDYGLPEDKFIFACFNQLYKMDPEIFTTWCNILKRVPNSALWLLRFPAAGEMRLRAYAAAQGVQPDQIIFTDVAMKQEHIRRSALADLFLDTPLCNAHTTGTDILWAGLPMVTLPLEKMATRVAGSLALATGFGEEMIVSSMKEYEERAVSLALDRPKLQDLTERLKAARMTCPLFDTARWVQNLDRAYFKMWNIYCSGQHPQHFKVAENDLEFPYDR, encoded by the exons ATGCTGTCGCTGCAGAGTGATCCGCGGCAGCACCAGCAGCAGCAGGTGCAGAACCACCAGCAGCAGGTGCACCAGCAGCACCAGCAATTGTTGCAGCAGGTTGTTGGTGTTGTGAATTATAGCAATAGTATAGGGAATAATAGTAGTAACAGTAATAATGTTGGAGGCGGTGTTGATCGGCGGAGTGATCTGGTGTTCTCGTTGCATAACGACTCCGGTGCTTTGCCGCAGTCTGCGAATATTAAGCAGGAGCTTTTGTCCCGTGAAG TTGATGAAGATATGCTCTTGACAATTGCTCATCAGAATTACAAAGCGGGGAACTATAAGCTGGCTTTAGAGCATAGCAAGGCTGTGTATGATAGAAACCCTCGTCGGACTGATAATCTTCTTCTTTTGGGTGCAGTTTATTATCAG TTGCATGATTTTGAAGAATGCATTAAAAAGAACCAAGAAGCTATTGCATTGGAGCCTCACTTTGCTGAGTGCTATGGAAACATGGCAAATGCTTTAAAG GAGAAAGGCAATATTGATCTTGCAATCCAGTATTATTTGGTGGCGATTGAG CTTCGCCCCAATTTTGCTGATGCATGGTCAAACCTAGCTAGTGCATATATGAGGAAGGGAAGGCTTAATGAGGCAACACAATGTTGCCGTCAAGCTCTTGCTTTGAATCATCGTCTG GTTGATGCTCATAGTAACCTTGGGAATTTGATGAAAGCTCAAGGTTTAGTGCAAGAG GCGTACAAGTGCTATGTTGAGGCTCTTCGTATACAACCATCATTTGCTATTGCATGGTCCAATCTAGCTGGTCTTTTCATGGAGGCTGGCGATCTTAATAGGGCAATGCAGTATTATAAG GAAGCAGTTAGGTTGAAGCCAAATTTTGCAGATGCCTATTTGAACCTGGGGAATGTTTACAAG GCTTTGGGAATGCCTCAGGATGCAATTATGTGTTATCAACGTGCCCTTCAAGCGCGACCAGATTATTCAATGGCTTTTG GCAACATGGCTAGCGTATACTATGAGCAAGGCAACCTGGACATGGCAATACTCCACTATAACAGAGCGATTTCATCTGACACGGGGTTCTTGGAGGCATATAATAACTTG GGAAATGCTCTAAAAGATGCTGGAAGAGTAGAAGAAGCAATTCATTGTTATCGA CAATGCCTCTCTCTCCAACCTAGTCATCCCCAGGCACTAACCAATCTTGGGAATATTTACATGGAGTG GAACATGATGAATGTTGCTGCCCAATGTTACAAGGCAACTATTTCTGTGACAACAGGGCTTTCTGCTCCTTACAATAATTTAGCAATAATACACAAACAGCAG GGTAATTATGTGGATGCAATAACTTGCTACAATGAAGTTCTTAGAATTGATCCTATGGCTGCTGATGGGCTTGTCAATCGCGGTAATACTTTCAAGGAGATTGGAAGAGTTACTGAAGCAATTCAGGACTATTTACGAGCTATAACTATCCGGCCTTCAATGGCTGAAGCTCATGCAAATTTAGCCTCAGCTTACAAGGACAG TGGTCATGTGGAGGCAGCCATTAAGAGTTACAGGCAAGCGTTGATGCTACGTCCAGATTTTCCAGAAGCTACCTGTAATCTTCTTCACACATTGCAG TGTGTTTGTGACTGGGATGACCGTGATGGGATGTTTAATGAAGTCGAAGGCATACTCAGAAGACAGATAAAG ATGTCAGTCATTCCAAGCGTGCAGCCGTTCCATGCAATAGCTTATCCCCTTGATCCTATGCTTGCTCTGGAGATCAG TCGAAAATATGCTGCCCATTGTTCTGTGGTTGCTGCCCGATATTCACTTCCTCCTTTCAAGCATCCTGCTCCATTACCCATAAAGGGCGGGGGTAGGGTTGGCCGACTAAGGGTTGG GTATGTGAGCAGTGATTTTGGTAATCACCCACTGTCACACCTTATGGGTTCGGTATTTGGCATGCACAATAGAAATAATGTTGAG GTTTTCTGCTATGCTTTGAGTCCTAATGACGGCACTGAATGGAGGTTGCGGATCCAGTCAGAAGTTGAAAATTTTAAGGACGTGTCTTCCATGTCGTCTGATGTGATTGCCAGGATGATCAATGATGATCAAATTCAAATACTTATTAATCTCAATGGATATACTAAG GGGGCTAGGAATGAAATTTTTGCCATGCAACCAGCTCCCATCCAGGTTTCATACATGGGATTTCCTGGGACAACTGGAGCAAACTATATAGATTATCTGGTCACGGATGAG TTTGTTTCACCTATGTGTTACTCGCATATATACTCCGAGAAGATTGTCCATCTGCCCCACTGCTATTTTGTAAATGATTATAAGCAG AAGAATCTGGATGTTCTAGATCCAAATTTCCAGCATAAGAGATCAGATTATGGGCTTCCAGAGGATAAATTTATATTTGCTTGCTTTAACCAGCTTTACAAGATGGATCCAGAAATTTTTACCACCTG GTGCAATATTCTAAAACGTGTGCCAAATAGTGCTCTCTGGCTTCTGAGATTCCCAGCTGCAGGCGAAATGAGACTTCGTGCAT ATGCTGCTGCACAGGGTGTGCAACCAGACCAAATTATTTTTACAGACGTTGCTATGAAACAGGAACATATTAGGCGAAGTGCCTTAGCAGACCTTTTCCTTGACAC GCCTTTGTGCAATGCACACACAACTGGAACTGATATTCTCTGGGCTGGTTTGCCTATGGTGACCCTTCCACTTGAGAAAATGGCAACTAGAGTTGCTGGATCATTGGCTTTGGCCACAGGATTTGGCGAGGAGATGATAGTCAGCAG